A single region of the Triticum dicoccoides isolate Atlit2015 ecotype Zavitan chromosome 2B, WEW_v2.0, whole genome shotgun sequence genome encodes:
- the LOC119365716 gene encoding polyamine oxidase 3-like isoform X1 yields MANNNSSYGENVSRKSHTPSAIVIGGGFAGIAAANALRNASFEVVLLESRDRIGGRVHTDYSFGFPVDLGASWLHGVCEENPLAPIIGRLGLPLYRTSGDDSVLFDHDLESYALYDTNGSQVPQEFVEKIGKVFEAILEETGKLREEMKEDISIAKAIAIVLEKNPHLRQEGIAHDVLQWYLCRMEGWFATDADAISLQCWDQEVLLPGGHGLMVRGYRPVINTLAKGLDIRLGHRYAYLYFSSKCYEHGSTFYLLVLIQTLLLRVVEIVRHWNRVEVTVSNGKTFVADAAVITVPLGVLKSNTIKFEPRLPEWKEEAIRELSVGVENKIVLHFSEVFWPNVEFLGVVSSTTYGCSYFLNLHKATGHAVLVYMPAGRLACDIEKMSDEAAAQFAFSQLKKILPNAAEPLNYLVSHWGSDENTLGSYTFDGVGKPRDLYEKLRIPVDNLFFAGEATSVQYTGTVHGAFSTGEMAAEECRMRVLEKFRELDMLEMCHPMAEQTATVSVPLLISRL; encoded by the exons ATGGCGAACAACAACA gcTCATACGGTGAAAATGTCAGTAGAAAATCCCACACGCCTTCTGCTATTGTTATTGGTGGTGGGTTTGCAGGCATTGCTGCTGCAAATGCGCTCAGGAATGCGTCCTTTGAG GTTGTGCTTCTGGAATCCCGTGACCGGATAGGTGGCCGAGTTCACACTGACTACTCTTTTGGGTTTCCTGTTGATCTTGGGGCATCTTG GCTTCACGGTGTTTGTGAAGAAAATCCCCTGGCACCGATCATTGGAAGACTTGGGCTTCCACTGTACCGCACAAGTGGAGATGACTCTGTCCTTTTTGACCATGATCTCGAGAG TTATGCACTTTATGATACTAATGGCTCTCAAGTCCCACAAGAGTTTGTAGAAAAGATAGGGAAAGTGTTTGAGGCTATACTGGAAGAG ACTGGCAAATTAAGGGAAGAAATGAAGGAAGATATTTCTATAGCTAAGGCCATTGCAATTGTTTTGGAGAAAAATCCACACTTGAG GCAAGAAGGGATTGCACATGATGTTCTCCAGTGGTATTTGTGCCGCATGGAGGGTTGGTTTGCTACTGATGCGGATGCCATCTCGCTCCAGTGTTGGGACCAG GAAGTTCTTCTTCCCGGTGGCCATGGTCTCATGGTTCGTGGATATCGTCCAGTTATAAATACTTTGGCGAAAGGTCTAGATATACGCCTTGGTCACAGGTATGCATATCTCTACTTTTCCTCTAAATGTTATGAACATGGTTCCACCTTCTATTTGTTAGTACTGATCCAAACTCTTCTCCTCAGGGTTGTTGAAATTGTTCGGCACTGGAATAGAGTAGAGGTTACTGTAAGCAATGGTAAAACATTTGTTGCGGATGCTGCAGTCATCACCGTTCCCCTGGGTGTTCTTAAATCAAACACCATTAAGTTTGAGCCGAGGCTCCCGGAGTGGAAGGAGGAAGCAATAAGAGAATTGTCAGTTGGGGTCGAAAACAAAATAGTTCTCCACTTCAGTGAGGTTTTCTGGCCTAACGTGGAGTTCCTCGGAGTAGTTTCATCCACCACATATGGCTGCAGCTATTTCCTCAACCTTCACAAGGCAACAGGGCATGCCGTTCTTGTTTACATGCCTGCAGGCCGGCTTGCTTGTGACATTGAAAAGATGTCGGATGAGGCCGCTGCTCAATTTGccttttcccagttgaagaagatcCTCCCTAATGCAGCTGAGCCG CTTAACTACCTAGTGTCACACTGGGGCTCAGACGAGAATACGCTTGGCTCCTACACCTTTGACGGGGTGGGCAAGCCGCGCGACCTCTACGAGAAGCTCCGCATCCCTGTCGACAACCTATTCTTTGCCGGGGAGGCCACGAGCGTCCAGTACACGGGCACGGTGCACGGCGCCTTCTCCACAGGGGAGATGGCGGCGGAGGAGTGCCGGATGAGGGTCCTGGAGAAGTTCAGGGAGCTGGACATGCTGGAGATGTGCCACCCGATGGCCGAGCAAACGGCCACCGTCTCCGTCCCGCTGCTCATCTCCCGGCTGTAA
- the LOC119365716 gene encoding polyamine oxidase 3-like isoform X2 codes for MANNNSSYGENVSRKSHTPSAIVIGGGFAGIAAANALRNASFEVVLLESRDRIGGRVHTDYSFGFPVDLGASWLHGVCEENPLAPIIGRLGLPLYRTSGDDSVLFDHDLESYALYDTNGSQVPQEFVEKIGKVFEAILEETGKLREEMKEDISIAKAIAIVLEKNPHLRQEGIAHDVLQWYLCRMEGWFATDADAISLQCWDQEVLLPGGHGLMVRGYRPVINTLAKGLDIRLGHRVVEIVRHWNRVEVTVSNGKTFVADAAVITVPLGVLKSNTIKFEPRLPEWKEEAIRELSVGVENKIVLHFSEVFWPNVEFLGVVSSTTYGCSYFLNLHKATGHAVLVYMPAGRLACDIEKMSDEAAAQFAFSQLKKILPNAAEPLNYLVSHWGSDENTLGSYTFDGVGKPRDLYEKLRIPVDNLFFAGEATSVQYTGTVHGAFSTGEMAAEECRMRVLEKFRELDMLEMCHPMAEQTATVSVPLLISRL; via the exons ATGGCGAACAACAACA gcTCATACGGTGAAAATGTCAGTAGAAAATCCCACACGCCTTCTGCTATTGTTATTGGTGGTGGGTTTGCAGGCATTGCTGCTGCAAATGCGCTCAGGAATGCGTCCTTTGAG GTTGTGCTTCTGGAATCCCGTGACCGGATAGGTGGCCGAGTTCACACTGACTACTCTTTTGGGTTTCCTGTTGATCTTGGGGCATCTTG GCTTCACGGTGTTTGTGAAGAAAATCCCCTGGCACCGATCATTGGAAGACTTGGGCTTCCACTGTACCGCACAAGTGGAGATGACTCTGTCCTTTTTGACCATGATCTCGAGAG TTATGCACTTTATGATACTAATGGCTCTCAAGTCCCACAAGAGTTTGTAGAAAAGATAGGGAAAGTGTTTGAGGCTATACTGGAAGAG ACTGGCAAATTAAGGGAAGAAATGAAGGAAGATATTTCTATAGCTAAGGCCATTGCAATTGTTTTGGAGAAAAATCCACACTTGAG GCAAGAAGGGATTGCACATGATGTTCTCCAGTGGTATTTGTGCCGCATGGAGGGTTGGTTTGCTACTGATGCGGATGCCATCTCGCTCCAGTGTTGGGACCAG GAAGTTCTTCTTCCCGGTGGCCATGGTCTCATGGTTCGTGGATATCGTCCAGTTATAAATACTTTGGCGAAAGGTCTAGATATACGCCTTGGTCACAG GGTTGTTGAAATTGTTCGGCACTGGAATAGAGTAGAGGTTACTGTAAGCAATGGTAAAACATTTGTTGCGGATGCTGCAGTCATCACCGTTCCCCTGGGTGTTCTTAAATCAAACACCATTAAGTTTGAGCCGAGGCTCCCGGAGTGGAAGGAGGAAGCAATAAGAGAATTGTCAGTTGGGGTCGAAAACAAAATAGTTCTCCACTTCAGTGAGGTTTTCTGGCCTAACGTGGAGTTCCTCGGAGTAGTTTCATCCACCACATATGGCTGCAGCTATTTCCTCAACCTTCACAAGGCAACAGGGCATGCCGTTCTTGTTTACATGCCTGCAGGCCGGCTTGCTTGTGACATTGAAAAGATGTCGGATGAGGCCGCTGCTCAATTTGccttttcccagttgaagaagatcCTCCCTAATGCAGCTGAGCCG CTTAACTACCTAGTGTCACACTGGGGCTCAGACGAGAATACGCTTGGCTCCTACACCTTTGACGGGGTGGGCAAGCCGCGCGACCTCTACGAGAAGCTCCGCATCCCTGTCGACAACCTATTCTTTGCCGGGGAGGCCACGAGCGTCCAGTACACGGGCACGGTGCACGGCGCCTTCTCCACAGGGGAGATGGCGGCGGAGGAGTGCCGGATGAGGGTCCTGGAGAAGTTCAGGGAGCTGGACATGCTGGAGATGTGCCACCCGATGGCCGAGCAAACGGCCACCGTCTCCGTCCCGCTGCTCATCTCCCGGCTGTAA